In Bacillus cereus ATCC 14579, a single window of DNA contains:
- a CDS encoding ParM/StbA family protein gives MSILLKAGADAGNNGLKLMVKGQDPIFIPSIYSLYIGEPTGLLDEVDVSLSELENHIDVTISSPSLMLNNVRYIVGEKVIQDQLKGTEVEKKSNKSTDELMVITILSGLAVSAMRQSPTSSHINIRYDLSVALPMQLITQEIAAGNAKRYMGNHKVIFHYPNGRDVTINVSIEYCKCLPEGASGTWGIVYDEEGNVVKHKIECEQNQVSEIDFVDKTLLSFDIGAGTTEEVVSLGVNFRPQLSKGLSYGVKETLLQIITRWNRKYPTKTIDSITEFNQIYLNDKHPRNTLLVEESQPALLGLAARVATDIINKIDDMKDDPYVFIYGGGAVIIKNSLKMILKQKGRLKNVIFVDNPLFTNARGLLVYTCSPKYREHKQKELGFTNLTIS, from the coding sequence ATGTCTATACTTTTAAAAGCTGGTGCAGATGCAGGAAACAACGGTTTGAAGTTAATGGTGAAAGGGCAAGACCCTATTTTTATTCCGAGTATTTATTCTTTATATATAGGTGAGCCTACAGGACTCTTAGATGAGGTAGATGTTTCATTATCTGAATTAGAAAACCACATTGATGTGACTATAAGTTCGCCATCGTTAATGCTAAATAATGTACGATACATCGTTGGAGAAAAAGTTATTCAAGATCAATTAAAAGGTACTGAGGTAGAGAAGAAATCGAATAAGTCAACGGATGAGTTAATGGTTATTACAATACTATCAGGTTTGGCGGTAAGCGCTATGCGTCAAAGTCCAACTTCTAGCCATATTAATATTCGTTATGATTTATCTGTCGCTCTTCCTATGCAGCTTATTACACAAGAAATAGCTGCTGGAAATGCAAAACGTTATATGGGAAATCATAAGGTTATTTTCCATTATCCGAACGGACGCGATGTGACAATTAATGTTTCAATTGAGTATTGTAAATGCCTGCCTGAGGGCGCTTCTGGTACGTGGGGCATTGTATACGATGAAGAAGGAAATGTTGTGAAACATAAAATAGAATGTGAGCAAAATCAAGTTTCTGAAATTGATTTTGTAGATAAAACTCTACTCTCTTTTGATATTGGTGCAGGGACGACAGAAGAAGTCGTTTCATTAGGGGTGAATTTCCGTCCGCAACTAAGTAAAGGTTTATCTTATGGTGTAAAAGAGACGTTACTACAAATCATTACGAGATGGAACCGGAAGTATCCAACTAAAACGATTGATAGTATTACAGAATTCAATCAAATTTATTTAAATGATAAGCATCCGAGAAATACCTTATTAGTTGAGGAATCACAGCCAGCGCTATTAGGTTTAGCAGCACGTGTTGCAACAGATATTATAAATAAAATTGATGATATGAAAGACGATCCATACGTGTTTATTTATGGCGGGGGTGCAGTAATTATTAAAAACAGTTTAAAAATGATTTTAAAGCAAAAAGGACGACTCAAAAATGTAATCTTTGTAGATAATCCGTTATTTACAAATGCACGAGGATTATTAGTTTATACTTGTTCGCCAAAATATAGAGAGCATAAGCAAAAAGAGTTAGGATTTACAAACTTAACGATAAGTTAG
- a CDS encoding alpha/beta fold hydrolase yields the protein MSEKIFKINGIDICTESFGNSNDPAILLIMGATCSMIYWDEEFCEQLANTGKFVIRFDNRDVGRSVTYEPGTSNYSVTDMAEDAIGVLDAYHIDKAHLFGMSLGGMIAQIAAVKHPERILTLTLLATSVIGSDDNTRDLPPMDERILTHHVNGTSIDWANKNDVAEYLVSGSRLLCGSERIFDENRVYKQVKQEIERANNLLSMFNHALLQGDDAYEGVLQSIQAPTLVIHGTDDTALPFEHGLALIDEIPNSVLLTLKGAGHENHPDDWESIINAVSKHTSKI from the coding sequence ATGAGTGAAAAGATATTTAAAATAAACGGTATTGATATATGTACAGAAAGCTTCGGTAACTCTAATGATCCCGCTATTTTATTAATTATGGGAGCTACTTGTTCAATGATATATTGGGATGAAGAATTTTGTGAACAGTTGGCGAACACAGGAAAATTTGTTATTCGCTTTGATAATCGCGATGTTGGACGCTCTGTTACATATGAACCTGGCACTTCAAATTATTCAGTAACAGATATGGCTGAAGATGCAATTGGAGTACTAGATGCTTATCATATTGATAAAGCTCACCTATTTGGTATGTCATTAGGTGGTATGATTGCTCAAATTGCTGCTGTAAAACATCCCGAAAGAATTTTGACGCTGACTTTACTAGCGACTAGTGTAATAGGATCTGATGACAATACTCGCGATTTACCTCCAATGGATGAAAGGATTTTAACACATCATGTAAATGGCACAAGTATAGATTGGGCAAATAAAAATGATGTGGCAGAGTATTTAGTTTCAGGATCTCGTCTATTATGTGGATCAGAACGAATATTTGATGAAAATAGAGTTTATAAACAAGTAAAACAAGAAATAGAACGCGCAAACAATTTATTAAGTATGTTTAATCACGCTTTACTTCAAGGTGATGATGCATATGAAGGTGTACTTCAATCCATACAAGCACCTACATTAGTTATTCACGGAACAGACGATACAGCACTACCATTTGAACATGGCCTCGCACTAATTGATGAAATTCCAAACTCAGTACTATTAACCCTTAAAGGGGCAGGCCATGAAAACCATCCAGATGACTGGGAAAGCATAATTAACGCTGTTTCTAAACATACATCTAAAATTTAG
- a CDS encoding DUF1697 domain-containing protein yields the protein MTFYIALLRGINVGGHKVIKMADLKRVFESIGLKQVKTYIQSGNIVFESEEGINFLKDQIQSEIKKEFDFDVPVMLRTHDEFINIIKQCPYEVHSLLEGESVHIAFLANVLSEEESSQLLTFKSELEDCYIDEKVVYLFFKNSIRNSKLMNQFQKLHTPATVRNWRTVNKLKAIVEIM from the coding sequence ATGACATTTTATATTGCATTACTAAGAGGAATCAATGTCGGTGGCCATAAAGTAATCAAAATGGCTGATTTAAAACGAGTGTTTGAATCAATAGGGTTAAAACAAGTGAAAACATATATACAAAGTGGTAATATTGTGTTCGAATCTGAGGAAGGTATAAACTTTCTAAAGGACCAAATACAATCTGAAATAAAAAAAGAATTTGATTTCGATGTTCCAGTCATGCTAAGAACACATGATGAATTTATAAATATTATTAAACAATGTCCATATGAAGTTCATTCATTGTTAGAAGGAGAAAGTGTTCATATTGCTTTTTTAGCTAATGTACTTTCTGAAGAAGAGAGTAGTCAATTGCTTACATTTAAAAGTGAACTTGAAGATTGCTATATAGATGAGAAGGTCGTTTATTTATTTTTCAAAAATAGCATTCGAAATTCTAAATTAATGAACCAGTTTCAGAAGTTACATACACCAGCTACAGTTAGGAATTGGCGGACTGTGAATAAATTAAAAGCAATTGTAGAGATTATGTAA
- a CDS encoding aromatic acid exporter family protein codes for MNQDRKWNIVGGRVIKTGIAVFLTVLVCDFFNIPTIFAVITAIVTIEPTATDSIKKGLIRFPASTIGSAYAMTFTFFLGHQAISYALAAMFTIVACQKLRLHAGTLVATLTAVAMIPITANHYFTAFLIRLATTSTGIIVSTLVNFFIFPPHYTKMIFGCTEDLFAKTANIMEEWITALVAGKGVKKETAQDLSKLTLLLHKAIQFVQYEQKDWKYHQHTKKEMRSFLTMQKQLHILQQIIYHIDNLARVSIETCDWSQSEREILQRTIHSIIAILRNRCNEIDEEHFKLIAELDKQFWSYKNDLKDYKPNHYHHHFSSESIILFEVLSIHDMLEELKQISEKYEWENRFN; via the coding sequence ATGAATCAAGATAGAAAATGGAATATCGTTGGAGGAAGAGTGATTAAAACTGGAATTGCAGTTTTTCTTACAGTGTTAGTTTGTGATTTTTTTAACATCCCAACTATTTTTGCTGTAATAACAGCAATTGTTACAATTGAACCAACTGCAACAGACTCAATAAAAAAAGGACTTATTCGCTTTCCGGCCTCAACAATTGGATCGGCATATGCCATGACTTTCACATTTTTCCTAGGCCACCAAGCAATTTCTTATGCATTAGCTGCAATGTTTACGATCGTAGCATGTCAAAAACTAAGGTTACATGCGGGAACTTTAGTTGCAACTTTAACTGCCGTAGCAATGATTCCAATTACGGCAAATCATTATTTTACTGCATTTTTAATTCGTTTAGCTACTACATCTACTGGTATTATAGTATCTACTTTAGTGAATTTTTTCATTTTTCCACCCCACTACACGAAAATGATTTTTGGATGTACAGAGGATCTATTTGCTAAAACAGCAAATATTATGGAAGAATGGATTACTGCATTAGTTGCAGGAAAAGGTGTGAAAAAGGAGACTGCTCAGGATTTATCTAAATTGACTTTATTATTGCATAAGGCGATACAATTTGTTCAATATGAGCAGAAAGATTGGAAATATCATCAACATACAAAGAAGGAAATGAGAAGTTTTTTAACGATGCAGAAGCAACTTCATATATTACAGCAAATCATTTACCATATAGATAATTTAGCTCGGGTATCAATTGAGACTTGTGACTGGTCACAAAGTGAAAGAGAAATATTACAACGAACAATTCATTCTATAATTGCTATATTGAGAAACCGTTGTAATGAAATTGATGAGGAACATTTCAAACTTATTGCTGAATTAGACAAGCAATTTTGGAGTTATAAAAATGATTTAAAAGATTATAAACCAAATCATTATCATCACCATTTTTCAAGTGAATCTATTATTTTATTTGAGGTATTATCTATTCATGATATGTTAGAAGAATTAAAACAAATATCCGAGAAATATGAGTGGGAAAACCGATTCAATTGA